One part of the Oceanihabitans sp. IOP_32 genome encodes these proteins:
- a CDS encoding response regulator: protein MKNRLYLFLSLLVPYFAFSQETSQIDSLKRLLNDEKDVAKTVSISKALFESYLYTSLDSADRYRKKIGQISKQYSYTKGNYFYNSQSGRYYFAKGNLDSALLHIETAANIAETLGNKAFMADNYKKISIIYDIWRKDSLSLKFINKALANAKDTDDWRLLSSIYVALGNRSFQFTQYPEALSYYLKTDSIYTTNNSLDKSLAAAYSNIGLIYSEFKDSLAVKYLKKSIDVYQKLGHQEGVHYGEAALGIHYALQGNCKTSIQYLLKAKDFYEAYKDENMLAEIYMRLGNCYLKENIEEAEKYLLKSNSLSENSKRITFLATNYTALGNLYSAKKDYPKAIAHYKKTIQISSGLENNKAEGLNILEAHKGLIKAYTALNDFETALKTYEKKDVLEDSIKRYQNRLVVEELEKKYQTEKKEQEIQLLTAQAELKKQKSENEKTLFIVGILILGIALIALYILFRNKQKTNDKLRQLESAKSRFFANISHEFRTPLTLISGPVAHQLSKKGLTPEDKTDLNLIDRNANRLLNLVNQLLDLSKIEAGRRKLKISKGNLNLFLEHLVEPFSYQSTRKGLTFNSAINVAEEAWFDRDLVEKIVSNLLSNALKYSEQNGHIDFRAEMVNAKVCISVTNENSSLTEKELPTLFDRFYQNNSVNEGFGIGLSLVKELSLLSHGKVKADKPSTGTVRFRVTLPISKDVFAKEDFILTTNLLEKTETELNTELILEPEDIAHTTGESLPLLLIVDDNEEIRLFIKSLLKNDYRILQAKNGKEGIDKALETIPDLIISDIMMPVKDGIYLSNTLKADERTSHIPIVLLTAKSAEEDELLGLKTGADAYMIKPFKEEKLRVIIEKLIASRATIQDKFSQQVFLKPQDMELTPIDSKLLNRIQSLLDDQLTDPNFGAQVFSDQIGLSRMHLHRKLKALTGFSTTEFIRIQRLKLAAKLLKDGGVNISEIAYTVGFNQPAYFSTCFKQYFGCSPSDYAF, encoded by the coding sequence ATGAAAAATCGACTTTATCTTTTTTTAAGTTTATTAGTACCTTACTTCGCTTTTAGCCAAGAAACTTCGCAAATAGATTCGTTGAAGCGGCTTCTTAATGATGAAAAGGACGTAGCCAAAACCGTAAGTATTTCAAAGGCGCTTTTTGAGTCGTATTTATACACATCTTTAGATTCAGCAGATCGTTACCGTAAAAAAATCGGACAAATTTCAAAGCAGTATTCTTATACTAAAGGTAATTATTTTTATAACTCCCAGAGTGGTAGATACTATTTTGCCAAAGGCAATCTTGATAGTGCACTACTCCATATAGAAACAGCAGCTAATATAGCTGAAACGCTAGGCAATAAAGCCTTTATGGCTGATAATTATAAAAAAATATCGATTATCTATGATATTTGGAGAAAAGATTCCTTATCGCTAAAATTCATCAATAAGGCTTTAGCAAATGCAAAAGACACAGACGACTGGCGGCTGCTATCCTCTATATATGTGGCACTTGGTAATCGGAGTTTTCAATTCACACAATATCCTGAAGCATTATCTTATTATCTAAAAACAGATTCTATTTACACTACAAATAATAGTTTAGATAAATCCTTGGCTGCGGCCTACTCAAACATAGGTCTCATCTACTCAGAATTTAAAGATTCGCTTGCTGTTAAATACTTGAAAAAAAGTATTGATGTGTACCAAAAACTAGGGCATCAAGAAGGCGTGCATTATGGAGAAGCTGCTTTGGGCATACATTACGCGCTTCAGGGTAATTGCAAAACTTCCATACAATACTTATTAAAAGCTAAAGATTTTTACGAGGCCTATAAAGATGAAAATATGCTTGCGGAAATATATATGAGATTAGGCAACTGCTATTTAAAAGAAAATATTGAAGAAGCTGAAAAATATCTTTTAAAAAGCAATAGCCTTTCCGAAAACTCTAAGAGAATTACTTTTTTGGCTACCAATTATACTGCTTTAGGTAATCTTTATAGTGCAAAGAAAGATTATCCAAAGGCCATCGCTCATTATAAAAAAACGATTCAAATTAGTAGTGGCCTTGAAAACAATAAAGCAGAAGGACTCAATATTTTGGAAGCACACAAAGGCTTAATAAAGGCATATACCGCATTAAACGATTTTGAAACAGCTCTTAAAACCTATGAAAAAAAAGACGTTTTAGAGGATAGTATTAAAAGGTATCAAAACCGTTTGGTGGTAGAAGAACTTGAAAAAAAATATCAAACAGAAAAAAAAGAACAAGAAATACAGTTACTAACCGCACAAGCCGAATTGAAAAAGCAAAAATCCGAAAATGAGAAAACGCTTTTTATTGTGGGCATTCTAATTTTGGGCATTGCTCTAATTGCACTTTATATCCTTTTTAGAAACAAGCAAAAAACCAACGACAAACTGCGACAGTTAGAATCTGCTAAATCCAGGTTTTTCGCCAATATCTCTCATGAATTCCGTACCCCACTCACTCTTATTTCTGGTCCCGTGGCACACCAACTTTCTAAAAAGGGATTGACTCCCGAAGATAAAACCGACCTAAATTTAATAGACAGAAATGCCAATAGACTATTAAATCTTGTAAATCAACTATTAGACTTGTCTAAAATCGAGGCTGGACGAAGAAAACTAAAAATATCCAAAGGAAATTTGAATTTGTTTCTTGAGCATCTTGTAGAGCCCTTTAGCTATCAATCTACACGAAAAGGCTTGACTTTTAACAGTGCCATTAATGTTGCTGAAGAAGCCTGGTTTGATCGTGATCTAGTAGAAAAAATTGTGAGCAACCTCCTTTCCAATGCACTTAAATATAGTGAGCAAAACGGGCACATTGATTTTAGAGCAGAAATGGTAAACGCCAAGGTTTGCATCAGTGTTACCAACGAAAACTCGAGCTTAACCGAAAAAGAGCTCCCCACACTGTTCGATCGTTTCTATCAAAATAACTCGGTAAACGAAGGATTTGGTATTGGATTGTCTTTGGTAAAAGAATTATCCCTTCTATCCCATGGAAAAGTAAAAGCAGATAAGCCCAGCACAGGAACTGTGAGATTTAGGGTAACCTTGCCTATTTCGAAGGATGTCTTTGCAAAGGAAGACTTCATCTTGACAACTAATCTATTGGAAAAAACAGAAACAGAACTTAATACGGAACTCATACTAGAACCCGAGGATATAGCACACACAACAGGCGAATCCCTTCCGCTATTATTAATTGTTGATGACAACGAAGAAATTAGACTTTTTATAAAATCATTACTAAAAAATGATTATCGTATTCTACAAGCTAAAAATGGAAAAGAAGGAATAGATAAGGCGCTTGAGACCATTCCAGATTTAATTATCTCTGATATTATGATGCCTGTTAAAGACGGAATTTACTTAAGTAATACCTTAAAAGCTGATGAGCGCACCTCCCATATTCCTATAGTGCTGCTAACGGCAAAATCGGCAGAAGAAGATGAATTACTTGGGCTTAAAACTGGTGCCGATGCTTATATGATAAAACCTTTTAAGGAAGAAAAACTAAGAGTGATTATTGAAAAGCTGATAGCATCTAGAGCCACTATTCAGGATAAATTTAGCCAGCAAGTCTTTCTTAAACCTCAAGACATGGAACTCACACCGATTGACTCCAAGTTACTCAATAGAATTCAGAGCCTGCTTGACGACCAACTAACGGATCCAAATTTTGGAGCACAAGTGTTTTCCGACCAAATTGGGTTAAGTCGAATGCATTTACACCGAAAACTAAAAGCCCTTACCGGATTTTCAACCACAGAATTTATCAGGATACAACGGCTTAAACTTGCAGCCAAACTCCTAAAAGATGGCGGTGTAAACATCTCAGAAATCGCATACACGGTTGGATTTAATCAACCCGCATATTTCTCAACCTGCTTCAAGCAATATTTTGGTTGTTCCCCGTCTGATTACGCCTTTTAA
- a CDS encoding collagen-like protein, with amino-acid sequence MKKLKGISKLLLFVLLIGLAGCSADDGAVGPQGEPGKDGINGVDGKDGTDGQDGADGTDGQDGNANVIYSDWFYPVWNEFDTPRAKRMVVKNPEFGKNYDDGVILFYWITNNGSTFLVPWNTYSSSTGALIISRSMNIRGGSGDVWITIRRYDRDFEIRDTYGQYDGITYNRLRYVIIPGNINAGGKSSSNKANEKSPLDYSNYEAVKAFYNIPD; translated from the coding sequence ATGAAAAAATTAAAAGGAATTTCAAAACTATTATTATTCGTTTTATTAATTGGATTAGCAGGATGCTCAGCCGATGATGGAGCCGTTGGTCCACAAGGCGAACCAGGAAAAGATGGGATTAATGGTGTAGATGGAAAAGATGGAACAGACGGACAAGATGGAGCCGACGGAACAGACGGGCAAGATGGAAATGCTAATGTTATTTATTCCGATTGGTTCTATCCGGTGTGGAATGAGTTTGATACACCAAGAGCTAAGCGAATGGTTGTTAAAAACCCAGAGTTTGGTAAGAATTATGATGATGGCGTCATTTTATTTTATTGGATTACCAATAACGGTTCTACTTTTCTAGTGCCATGGAATACATATAGCTCAAGTACTGGGGCATTAATTATTTCTAGGTCCATGAATATTAGAGGCGGCTCTGGCGATGTATGGATAACCATCAGAAGGTACGATCGAGATTTTGAAATACGGGATACTTATGGACAGTATGACGGGATTACCTACAATAGACTTCGTTATGTTATAATTCCTGGAAATATAAACGCTGGCGGAAAATCATCTTCGAACAAGGCCAACGAAAAATCGCCATTGGATTATAGCAACTACGAAGCTGTAAAAGCATTTTATAATATTCCAGATTAA
- a CDS encoding TolC family protein, protein MMIYIKNIITALLVLVAIQANAQTILTKKEALQIALENNYGVKIANNNLAIAKNNSSIYNSRHLPTLSTNAGANYNNSNQEIERQDGTITNVNGAVTKTYNASVNVNYTIFDGLGRKYNYKQLKETYNLSELQARETIENMYLQLFSVYFQIARLSENTKNLQEALKISKQRLKRAQYQYEYGQSDRLELLNAEVDVNNDSISLINSRQLFANSKRDLNIILGVQKNIDYSVETDVEFITLMSYEALLEKAKENNVILQQNKKNIAISEFNIKANKAGYLPTASLSGSYGWNKSDNPATSFLAGSNSSGLNAGINLSWNIFDGGSTKTRVANAKIALENQEILKTQHIETIENTLNNTFESFQNALFVIQAQEKNVLTNQNNFDRTQERYKLGQVTSIEFRQAQINLLNAQTALNNEKFNAKLIELELLQLTGDLLNVEY, encoded by the coding sequence ATGATGATTTACATTAAAAACATAATAACCGCACTGCTTGTTTTAGTTGCAATACAAGCTAATGCTCAAACTATATTGACTAAAAAAGAAGCATTACAAATTGCTTTAGAAAATAATTACGGTGTAAAAATTGCTAACAATAACTTGGCGATAGCAAAAAACAACTCCAGCATATACAATTCTAGACATTTGCCAACGCTATCCACCAACGCTGGGGCCAACTACAATAATAGTAACCAAGAAATTGAAAGACAAGATGGCACTATTACCAATGTAAACGGTGCTGTAACCAAAACCTATAATGCGTCGGTTAATGTAAATTATACCATTTTTGATGGTTTGGGGAGAAAATACAATTACAAGCAATTAAAGGAAACGTATAATTTATCAGAATTACAAGCCAGGGAAACCATAGAAAATATGTACTTGCAGTTATTTAGTGTGTATTTTCAAATTGCCAGATTATCAGAAAACACCAAGAACCTTCAAGAGGCATTGAAGATTTCAAAACAAAGATTAAAAAGAGCGCAATATCAATACGAATACGGTCAATCGGACAGATTAGAACTGCTCAATGCAGAAGTAGATGTTAATAACGATAGCATCAGTCTTATTAATTCAAGACAATTGTTTGCTAACTCAAAAAGAGACTTGAATATTATTTTAGGTGTTCAAAAAAATATTGATTATTCGGTTGAAACCGATGTTGAATTTATAACGCTTATGTCTTATGAAGCCTTACTTGAAAAAGCAAAAGAAAACAATGTCATCCTTCAGCAGAACAAAAAAAACATTGCAATTAGCGAATTTAACATAAAAGCAAATAAAGCAGGTTATTTACCAACAGCCAGTTTATCTGGGTCTTATGGTTGGAATAAAAGCGACAATCCGGCAACATCCTTTTTAGCAGGCTCTAATTCATCTGGATTGAATGCAGGCATAAATTTATCTTGGAATATTTTTGATGGAGGCAGTACTAAAACTCGAGTAGCCAATGCTAAAATTGCTTTGGAAAACCAAGAGATTTTAAAAACACAACATATAGAAACCATTGAAAACACCCTTAATAATACATTTGAATCGTTTCAAAATGCCTTATTTGTGATACAAGCACAGGAAAAAAATGTACTTACCAATCAAAATAATTTCGATAGAACTCAAGAACGTTATAAATTGGGGCAGGTCACTTCAATAGAATTTCGTCAAGCACAAATAAATCTGTTAAACGCACAAACGGCACTAAATAACGAAAAATTCAATGCCAAATTAATCGAGCTGGAATTATTGCAATTAACAGGAGATTTATTAAATGTGGAATATTAG
- a CDS encoding efflux RND transporter permease subunit encodes MRKLLSYFIKFPVAVNVLILAFIIFGAIGVSTIKSSFFPLTDSKLIRINLIYPGASPSEMEEGVVFKIEDNLKGIVGIERVTSVSQENAATISIETEKGKNIDVVLADVKNAVDRVPSFPTGMEPPIIAKVETIRPTISFTLSGENIPLVTLKQYAREIENDLRGINGISQVEISGFPAEEIAISVRENDLRAYNLSFQDVANAVSRTNILITGGNIKTSEEDYLIRARNRAYYGNEMYNIIVRAEPNGNIIRLGDVADVKDTWSETPDRIFFNGKEAINITVSNTNNEDLIASADAIKAYINKFNQQYDNVTLDVSSDSSITLNQRTELLVKNAIMGISLVLFFLALFLNARLAFWVAFGLPISFFGMFIIAAQVGVTINVLSLFGMIIVIGILVDDSIVIGENIYQHYEKGKSPIRAAIDGTIEVLPPVVSALLTTMIAFSTFFFLDGRMGEFFSEVSTIVILTLLVSMIEALIILPAHIAHSKALQRENKSPSKISALLTKINKAADSYLVKFRDAVYVPYLRFFLKHKFLGFAIPIALLIFSIGAIGGGIVGTSFFPRIASDRVSINLKMPQGTNENITDSIISSIEEKVWIVNNQYDTKQFNGESVVQNVIKRIGPGTSNATLTVNLLPGELRGDLASQEVTNKIRDLTGKIYGVESLVFGSGGNFGGSPVAVSLLGNNISELKAVKEELKSELSLNPILKDISDNDPAGIKEIQIQLKDKAYILGLNLQSVMAQVRSGFFGFQAQRFQRGQDEIRVWVRYNREDRSSIKDLDDMWINTSSGNKVPFSEIATYKIERGDVAINHLEGRREIQVTADLKSLDDSATDVLDDIKSRIMPEILSKYPTVSAVYEGQNREAQKTLTSLKLVGPIILILIYMIIAFTFRTYSQPLLLMMMIPFSLIGVAFGHWAHGFQINILSWLGIIALVGIMVNDGLVLIGKFNSYLKEGMPYNEALVRAGKSRFRAIFLTTLTTIAGLAPLLLEGSRQAQFLKPMAVSISYGMAIATVLTLVMLPLLLSVSNTFKVFIKWMMTGKNITKEEVERAIIESKYKHDDLH; translated from the coding sequence ATGAGAAAGTTACTAAGCTATTTTATAAAATTTCCGGTTGCCGTTAATGTGTTAATTTTGGCATTCATCATATTTGGAGCCATTGGGGTAAGCACTATTAAATCTTCTTTTTTCCCCTTAACCGATTCAAAATTAATTAGAATAAACCTAATTTATCCTGGAGCCTCGCCATCTGAAATGGAAGAAGGCGTTGTTTTTAAAATTGAAGACAACCTTAAAGGCATTGTTGGCATAGAACGTGTCACCTCTGTTTCTCAAGAAAACGCTGCAACAATAAGTATAGAAACAGAAAAAGGTAAAAACATTGATGTGGTTTTGGCCGATGTTAAAAACGCTGTAGACCGAGTACCGTCGTTTCCAACAGGAATGGAACCTCCAATTATTGCAAAAGTAGAAACCATAAGACCCACCATTAGTTTTACTTTAAGTGGCGAAAATATTCCACTGGTAACCTTAAAGCAATATGCTAGAGAAATTGAAAATGATTTAAGAGGAATTAACGGCATTTCCCAAGTTGAAATTTCTGGTTTCCCTGCTGAAGAAATTGCCATTTCTGTACGTGAAAACGATTTAAGAGCCTATAATCTATCATTTCAAGATGTTGCCAATGCCGTGAGCAGAACCAACATTTTAATTACGGGTGGCAATATAAAAACCAGTGAAGAAGATTATCTTATTAGAGCAAGAAACAGGGCTTACTACGGCAACGAAATGTACAATATTATTGTGAGAGCTGAGCCTAACGGAAACATCATCAGGTTAGGCGATGTTGCCGATGTAAAAGACACGTGGTCTGAAACCCCAGACCGCATCTTTTTTAATGGTAAGGAAGCTATTAACATAACAGTTAGCAACACAAACAACGAAGACTTAATAGCCTCTGCAGATGCTATTAAAGCTTACATTAACAAATTTAATCAGCAATATGATAATGTTACCTTAGATGTTTCTAGCGATTCTTCAATAACCTTAAATCAGCGTACCGAGTTATTGGTTAAAAACGCCATTATGGGTATTAGTCTTGTGCTGTTTTTTCTAGCCCTATTCTTAAACGCACGCTTAGCATTTTGGGTGGCTTTTGGTCTACCAATTTCATTTTTTGGTATGTTTATTATTGCCGCACAAGTGGGCGTTACTATTAATGTACTATCGCTCTTCGGAATGATAATCGTTATCGGGATTTTAGTAGATGATAGTATTGTAATTGGTGAGAATATCTATCAGCATTACGAAAAAGGAAAATCTCCAATTAGAGCGGCTATTGACGGTACTATTGAAGTGTTGCCACCTGTGGTATCAGCATTATTAACGACCATGATTGCCTTTTCAACATTCTTCTTTCTAGACGGAAGAATGGGCGAGTTTTTTAGTGAAGTGTCAACCATTGTTATCTTAACCTTATTGGTTTCCATGATTGAAGCCTTAATCATTTTACCAGCGCACATCGCACACTCTAAAGCCTTGCAACGAGAGAACAAAAGCCCTAGCAAAATAAGTGCTCTTCTAACCAAAATAAACAAAGCTGCCGATTCTTATTTGGTTAAATTTAGAGATGCGGTTTATGTGCCTTATTTACGCTTCTTTTTAAAGCATAAGTTCCTCGGGTTTGCCATCCCGATAGCCCTACTTATTTTTAGTATTGGCGCCATTGGTGGCGGTATTGTAGGCACCTCATTTTTCCCAAGAATTGCCAGCGATAGAGTGTCCATAAACCTTAAAATGCCACAAGGCACTAATGAGAATATTACAGATTCTATCATTTCAAGCATTGAAGAAAAGGTTTGGATCGTGAATAACCAATATGACACAAAACAATTTAACGGAGAATCGGTAGTTCAAAATGTTATTAAACGTATTGGCCCAGGAACATCGAACGCTACCTTGACAGTTAACTTATTACCAGGAGAATTAAGAGGTGATTTAGCTTCACAAGAAGTCACTAATAAAATTCGTGATTTAACGGGAAAAATTTACGGTGTGGAAAGTCTGGTGTTTGGTTCTGGAGGAAATTTTGGAGGCAGTCCTGTTGCTGTATCATTACTAGGCAATAACATCTCAGAGCTTAAGGCTGTAAAAGAGGAACTGAAATCTGAATTGAGTCTTAATCCCATACTAAAAGACATTTCTGATAATGACCCAGCGGGTATTAAGGAAATTCAAATTCAACTTAAGGATAAAGCATATATTTTAGGATTAAACCTACAGAGTGTCATGGCTCAAGTGCGTTCTGGTTTCTTTGGATTTCAAGCACAACGTTTTCAGCGCGGGCAGGATGAAATTAGAGTTTGGGTAAGATATAACCGTGAAGACAGGTCGTCTATAAAAGATTTAGATGATATGTGGATAAACACCTCATCGGGAAACAAAGTGCCTTTTTCTGAAATTGCAACCTATAAAATTGAACGTGGCGATGTGGCCATCAATCATTTAGAAGGCCGCCGCGAAATACAAGTAACGGCAGATTTAAAATCTCTAGACGACAGTGCAACCGATGTTTTAGATGATATTAAATCTAGAATTATGCCCGAAATACTCTCTAAATACCCCACGGTTTCTGCAGTTTACGAAGGACAAAATAGAGAGGCTCAAAAAACCTTAACGTCTTTAAAGTTAGTGGGGCCCATTATTTTAATACTCATTTATATGATAATCGCTTTCACATTCAGAACCTATAGTCAGCCATTATTGTTAATGATGATGATTCCGTTTAGCTTAATTGGGGTTGCTTTTGGCCATTGGGCTCATGGTTTCCAAATTAATATCTTATCGTGGTTAGGCATTATCGCATTAGTAGGGATTATGGTTAACGATGGTCTGGTGTTAATAGGCAAGTTTAACAGCTACCTAAAAGAAGGCATGCCATACAATGAAGCTTTGGTACGAGCAGGAAAATCCCGTTTTAGAGCCATCTTTTTAACAACCTTAACCACAATTGCTGGATTAGCCCCTTTATTGCTGGAAGGCAGCAGGCAAGCACAATTTTTAAAGCCCATGGCGGTTTCTATTTCTTACGGGATGGCCATTGCCACAGTTTTAACTTTAGTCATGCTACCTCTTTTACTCTCTGTTTCGAATACGTTTAAAGTATTTATTAAGTGGATGATGACAGGTAAAAATATCACCAAAGAAGAAGTAGAAAGAGCCATTATTGAATCAAAATACAAACATGATGATTTACATTAA
- a CDS encoding efflux RND transporter periplasmic adaptor subunit, which produces MRKILSIALGVVLLIITIFVAKYLIDNKKQPKPKFDKIVKKVFVEEVENKDIPIVIVTSGNLTAKNKIDLYAEVQGVLKPSTKDFKAGTSYSKGEYIIRINSDEFYANLLSQKSNFYNSITAIMPDIRLDYPNEFEKWQAYLSNFDINKTTPELPLMNSDKEKYFISGRGINTAYYNVKNLEVKLGKYNLKAPFNGVLTEALVTPGSLVRAGQKLGEFIDPSVYEMEVSVNAEFADLLKKGNTVTLHNLEKTKEYTGKIIRINAKVDATSQTIKAYIELANTDLREGVYLEAYLTARSESDAIEVSRKLLVDNKQMYVVRDSVLHLKDVNPVYFSAENAVVKGLENGTLIVAKPIPGAYDGMQVKISKDQQ; this is translated from the coding sequence ATGAGAAAAATATTATCTATCGCACTTGGTGTCGTATTATTAATAATCACAATTTTTGTTGCTAAATATTTAATTGATAATAAAAAGCAGCCAAAACCGAAATTCGATAAAATTGTAAAAAAAGTTTTTGTTGAAGAAGTAGAAAACAAAGATATACCTATTGTAATCGTAACAAGTGGTAACTTAACTGCTAAAAATAAGATTGATTTATATGCCGAAGTTCAAGGTGTTTTAAAACCATCGACTAAAGATTTTAAAGCAGGTACATCTTATTCAAAAGGAGAGTATATTATAAGAATAAATAGTGATGAGTTTTACGCAAACCTTCTGTCACAGAAAAGTAATTTTTATAATAGCATCACAGCCATTATGCCAGATATTAGATTGGATTATCCTAACGAGTTTGAAAAATGGCAAGCTTACTTAAGTAACTTCGACATTAATAAAACAACGCCTGAACTTCCCCTTATGAATTCCGACAAGGAAAAGTATTTCATTTCAGGTAGAGGCATCAATACCGCGTATTACAATGTAAAAAACCTGGAAGTTAAATTGGGTAAATACAATTTAAAAGCACCATTTAATGGCGTTTTAACCGAAGCTTTAGTAACACCAGGCTCGTTGGTTCGAGCAGGACAAAAATTGGGCGAGTTTATCGACCCTAGCGTTTATGAAATGGAAGTCTCTGTAAATGCAGAGTTTGCAGATTTGTTGAAGAAAGGCAATACTGTAACCCTTCACAATCTAGAAAAAACCAAGGAATACACTGGAAAAATCATCAGAATAAATGCTAAAGTTGACGCCACATCCCAAACCATTAAGGCATACATTGAGTTGGCTAATACAGACTTAAGAGAAGGGGTTTATTTAGAGGCTTACCTCACTGCAAGAAGTGAAAGTGATGCCATTGAAGTGTCCAGAAAACTTTTGGTCGACAATAAACAAATGTACGTTGTAAGAGACTCTGTTTTACATTTAAAAGATGTTAATCCTGTTTATTTTTCCGCAGAAAACGCTGTGGTTAAAGGCTTAGAAAATGGCACTTTAATAGTAGCCAAACCCATACCTGGCGCATACGATGGCATGCAAGTAAAAATCTCTAAAGACCAACAATAA
- a CDS encoding MarR family winged helix-turn-helix transcriptional regulator, giving the protein MKPKKIVIDFENSIGPWLGSTIKLLEYHLQEKFNTHGLDLTKEQMIVLKRLHDQDGLSQNELAFLILRNKSSLTRLLANMENKDYVIRKQCTEDKRINHVYLTSFGKEIFEKSKPAIKEMMEIMEHNISNEEKEQTIQTLKKIQHNFNSDLQSL; this is encoded by the coding sequence ATGAAACCAAAAAAGATCGTTATTGATTTTGAAAACTCTATTGGCCCTTGGTTAGGTAGCACTATAAAGCTGCTGGAATATCATCTACAAGAAAAATTCAACACACACGGTCTTGACTTAACTAAAGAGCAAATGATTGTTCTAAAACGCCTGCATGACCAAGATGGATTGAGTCAAAACGAACTGGCATTCTTAATCCTTAGAAACAAATCATCCCTAACTCGGTTACTTGCTAACATGGAAAATAAGGATTATGTAATTCGAAAACAATGTACGGAAGATAAGCGCATCAATCATGTGTATTTAACCTCTTTTGGCAAAGAAATATTTGAGAAATCTAAACCAGCTATTAAAGAAATGATGGAAATTATGGAGCACAATATCTCTAATGAAGAAAAAGAACAAACAATCCAAACTTTAAAGAAAATTCAACATAATTTTAATTCAGACCTTCAATCGTTATAA